AAGCGCAGGCCCCTTCAAGCACCTTTTGGCCATCCATGGCGGGCAAAAGGCGCTCTTGCACGTCAATAACGAGCAGCGTGCTGCGCTGAACATCCATCAGGCCGGCGTTCATAGCGCTAAGCAGCTTTTTGCGACGGGTCGTGGGCGAACGCCATGTAGGCGTCGCGTGCCTTTTGCGCCAAGGGTCCGGGCGCATAGTCCCGGCCTTCAAAGTGCGTAACGTGGACGACCTTGGAATAGTTGCCGGTCGTGAAAATCTCGTCAGCATCAAGGAAATCACCCACGGTCAGGGTGGTTTCCTCCACTGCCACGCCTTCATCCCGCAACAATCCGATCACCCGCTGGCGGGTGATGCCGTTGAGAAATGTGCCATTGGGAGCAGGCGTGCGAACAACGCCGTCCTTGGCCATGAAGATGTTGGACGTCGCCAATTCAGCCACATTGCCGAGCATGTCGAGCACCATGGCGTTGTCGTAGCCCTTGGCGTTCACATCAAGGATTGCGCGGCCATTGTTGGGATAAAGACAGCCCGCCTTTGCATTGGTAGGCATTGTTTCGAGCGTGGGGCGCCGGAACCGCGAGACCCCAACGCGCATCGTTCGGGTGGCTGGCGGCATGTCGACGTGGAACAAGGTCAGGACAAAGCGCGTGGAGTCGGGGTCGGGCGGGACCGACATGAAGCCGCCTGACTCCGCAAAGTACATCGGCCGCACATAAAGCGCCTGATCAGCGGCGAACTTTCGCGCGCCCTCAAGGGACAGTTCAAGAATTTCTTCGGCCGTCATAGTCGGCTTGAGGTTTAGCGCCGCAGCTGATGCGTTAACCCGCTCGCAATGGGCCCGAAGGTCCGGCGCAACGCCATCGAAAATCCGCCCGCCGTCGAATACGGATGACCCGCACCACATGGCATGTGTCATGGGCCCCGCGATGGGCTTGTTGCCCTCATGCCATTCCCCGTCAA
The Pseudomonadota bacterium genome window above contains:
- a CDS encoding branched-chain amino acid aminotransferase gives rise to the protein MNQHTPQPSNGRLSVSGKQAVWTFFDGEWHEGNKPIAGPMTHAMWCGSSVFDGGRIFDGVAPDLRAHCERVNASAAALNLKPTMTAEEILELSLEGARKFAADQALYVRPMYFAESGGFMSVPPDPDSTRFVLTLFHVDMPPATRTMRVGVSRFRRPTLETMPTNAKAGCLYPNNGRAILDVNAKGYDNAMVLDMLGNVAELATSNIFMAKDGVVRTPAPNGTFLNGITRQRVIGLLRDEGVAVEETTLTVGDFLDADEIFTTGNYSKVVHVTHFEGRDYAPGPLAQKARDAYMAFAHDPSQKAA